In Papaver somniferum cultivar HN1 chromosome 1, ASM357369v1, whole genome shotgun sequence, a genomic segment contains:
- the LOC113307033 gene encoding uncharacterized protein LOC113307033, protein MAGAITSFKITPLLRRTTVIQTFRFPLRLDNNHFYQRKVQFLSNPANFSSVAGLCHLVHASKGDSSEVLIKGVVDKNVLEDVRRVLDMAKRASSRREIVHTDFLTPPVLKESMHALEKLADVKAVAQGGYPQAERCRLSVGHSEAMTTTPDIVDALSVTGNFGLQPCSHSDFLGAILGTGIAREKLGDILLQGEKGAQILIIPELVDFLVTAMDKVGNVPVTCTRIPLLALEYAPPRTKTFKTIEASLRLDAVASAGYKISRSKLVDLISKGDVRINWSPVTKNGTTLKTGDMVSVSGHGRLKIGEINTTRKGKFAVEVIQFL, encoded by the exons ATGGCTGGTGCTATCACCAGTTTCAAAATAACTCCACTGCTAAGAAGAACAACAGTTATTCAGACATTTAGATTTCCTCTTCGCCTCGATAACAATCACTTCTATCAACGAAAAGTTCAATTTCTCAGTAATCCTGCAAATTTCTCTTCTG TTGCAGGTTTATGTCATCTGGTACATGCTTCCAAAGGAGATTCATCTGAGGTTTTAATTAAAGGAGTGGTAGACAAGAATGTCCTTGAAGATGTGAGGCGTGTACTTGACATG GCAAAACGGGCATCGTCAAGAAGAGAAATTGTCCATACTGACTTTCTTACGCCACCAGTATTGAAGGAATCAATGCACGCACTTGAAAAGTTAGCTGATGTCAAAGCAGTAGCACAGGGAGGATATCCACAG GCTGAGCGTTGCCGTCTTTCAGTTGGACATTCTGAAGCAATGACAACTACTCCAGATATAGTTGACGCACTTAG TGTCACAGGAAATTTTGGGCTTCAACCTTGTTCTCATAGCGACTTCCTTGGCGCGATACTTGGTACAGGGATTGCAAGGGAAAAGCTTGGGGATATTCTCTTACAG GGTGAGAAAGGGGCTCAAATTCTTATTATTCCGGAACTTGTGGACTTTCTAGTAACAGCGATGGACAAG GTTGGTAATGTTCCAGTTACGTGCACAAGGATACCCTTGCTTGCTCTTGAATATGCACCACCAAG GACCAAAACATTTAAAACTATTGAAGCATCATTACGGTTGGATGCTGTAGCCAGTGCTGGTTATAAGATTTCACGATCAAAATTAGTTGATTTGATAAG CAAGGGCGATGTGCGCATCAACTGGAGCCCTGTTACCAAAAATGGAACGACTCTCAAGACTGGAGATATGGTGTCAGTTAGTGGCCACGGAAGGCTGAAG ATTGGAGAAATAAACACAACAAGAAAGGGAAAGTTTGCAGTTGAGGTCATACAATTTTTATGA